A window from Nitrospinaceae bacterium encodes these proteins:
- a CDS encoding alcohol dehydrogenase catalytic domain-containing protein, protein MSSGKLPDTMAAVVLEAPNRIKYEDRPVPDTGPGEVLVRVRACALCGTDIHAWRGLFAGVRLPVVLGHEFAGEVVALGEGVSGMSIGHRCCVENLIVCGECEFCSTERPNLCTSLESIGNTLDGAYAEYVSVPAACVVPMPDEVSFTIGSVMQTLATAYHAVRDVGGVQKGERVAIQGAGPIGLCALAVAKAEGAFVAISDTVEYRLEAARKMGADAVVNPMEADFMTRLDELTGGSGFDKVIEAVGGTQEITLAEACRIVKRNGTVVVMGVFAGDKIPIPAEDVRRLEIVIKGARGRYAGQFAECLELVASGRIDIGPMLTHRISLDRAIEGLEMMEDKLDGAIKVVLEPNGPSDS, encoded by the coding sequence ATGTCAAGCGGAAAACTTCCCGACACAATGGCGGCGGTGGTGCTTGAGGCGCCAAACCGCATCAAGTACGAAGATCGCCCCGTTCCCGATACGGGGCCCGGCGAGGTTTTGGTGCGGGTGCGTGCCTGCGCCCTGTGTGGAACAGACATCCACGCCTGGCGCGGGTTGTTTGCCGGGGTGCGGTTGCCCGTGGTGCTTGGCCACGAGTTCGCGGGCGAAGTCGTGGCGCTGGGTGAGGGCGTATCGGGCATGTCGATTGGCCATCGCTGTTGTGTGGAGAATTTGATCGTTTGCGGCGAGTGTGAATTCTGTAGCACAGAGAGACCTAATCTTTGCACTTCGCTCGAATCAATTGGCAATACCCTTGACGGCGCCTATGCCGAATATGTCTCTGTCCCGGCGGCGTGTGTTGTTCCAATGCCAGATGAGGTGTCCTTTACTATAGGCTCAGTCATGCAAACCCTTGCGACGGCTTATCATGCAGTTCGGGATGTTGGTGGTGTCCAGAAGGGCGAGCGCGTGGCTATTCAAGGGGCGGGTCCCATCGGCCTATGTGCCCTCGCGGTTGCCAAGGCTGAGGGGGCTTTCGTTGCCATCTCGGATACGGTTGAATATCGGCTGGAGGCAGCGCGAAAGATGGGTGCGGATGCTGTTGTGAATCCAATGGAAGCGGATTTCATGACGCGCCTGGACGAGCTAACAGGTGGCTCGGGCTTCGACAAGGTGATTGAGGCCGTTGGCGGCACCCAGGAAATAACGCTCGCCGAGGCCTGCCGCATCGTGAAGCGGAATGGTACAGTTGTTGTGATGGGTGTTTTTGCCGGGGACAAAATACCGATTCCTGCCGAGGACGTCCGGCGGCTTGAGATTGTTATTAAGGGCGCGCGCGGACGCTATGCAGGGCAATTTGCCGAGTGCCTTGAGCTTGTCGCCTCCGGGAGAATTGATATAGGACCCATGCTGACCCACAGGATTTCGCTCGATAGGGCAATCGAGGGGCTTGAAATGATGGAAGATAAACTCGATGGTGCGATCAAGGTAGTTCTGGAGCCGAATGGTCCCTCGGACAGTTAA
- a CDS encoding hydantoinase/oxoprolinase family protein: protein MRFAVDTGGTFTDLVMEDDKGVLHMFKAATTPDDPVQGILDVVSAAAESFSLSIQELLSRGDLFIHGTTHAINAIITGNTARTAFLTTKGHPDVLVLREGGRIEPFNFLAPFPKPYIPRALTFEVPERIASDGKVVQPLDKAETLSIIESLKKLEVESVGVCLLWSTVNSAHENCIAELLEKHLPGVPYTLSHILNPILREYRRASSACIDASLKPLMNRYLGGLSDRLSRAGFSGRLLMLTSQGGVMDVRDLIDAPIHAIGSGPSMAPIAGRHFAQADAKTKTAIVADTGGTTYDVSLVRRGTIPMTPETWIGQRYRGHIVGFPSVDVKSIGAGGGSLAWVDDGGLLHVGPESAGAVPGPACYGRGGERPTVTDASLILGHIDPAYFLGGAMKLDAARAESAVRADVAKPLDLSLQEAAAAILRLATENMVGAIEEITIDQGIDPRSAVLVGGGGAAGLNSVAIARRLGCDQVVIPEVGAALSAAGALMSDLHADFRALHYSSSVDFDFDGVNATLGGLVTKCKEFIKGPGKGAIEHSIEIFAEARYRHQIWEIDLPIILKRFKSMKEVARVREDFDEAHDEIFAVRDPGSDVEFVGWRAIARCKLREGKFGKLGHEKKFEAKLPARRKAFFGKKGSVNTRVVLFESMKLGASIKGPAIIESPFTTVVIEPNSTARRTRSGSLVIEV, encoded by the coding sequence ATGCGGTTTGCAGTGGACACCGGGGGCACTTTCACCGATCTGGTGATGGAGGACGACAAGGGTGTGCTCCATATGTTCAAGGCAGCGACGACGCCGGATGATCCCGTACAAGGGATTCTGGATGTTGTTTCCGCCGCCGCCGAGAGTTTTTCCTTATCCATACAAGAGCTTCTTTCGCGGGGCGACCTTTTCATTCACGGTACCACGCATGCCATTAACGCCATTATCACCGGCAACACCGCCCGCACCGCATTTCTCACGACTAAGGGCCATCCTGATGTCCTCGTTTTAAGAGAAGGTGGACGCATTGAGCCGTTTAATTTTCTTGCTCCCTTCCCGAAGCCCTACATCCCGAGGGCGTTAACCTTCGAGGTGCCTGAGCGCATCGCGTCTGATGGAAAAGTGGTCCAGCCGCTTGATAAGGCGGAAACGCTATCGATAATCGAATCTCTTAAAAAGCTCGAAGTCGAATCAGTCGGCGTGTGTCTCCTGTGGTCAACAGTGAACTCGGCGCACGAGAATTGCATCGCAGAGCTTTTAGAAAAACACCTGCCGGGCGTGCCCTACACCCTCTCGCACATACTCAATCCAATTCTCCGCGAATACCGCCGGGCGTCTTCGGCTTGTATCGACGCATCTCTAAAACCCTTAATGAACCGCTACCTTGGAGGGCTATCGGATCGATTGTCCAGGGCCGGATTCTCTGGGCGGCTTCTAATGCTTACCTCGCAAGGGGGCGTGATGGATGTGCGCGATCTAATCGATGCTCCGATCCACGCAATTGGCTCGGGCCCTTCGATGGCGCCCATTGCTGGCCGCCATTTTGCCCAGGCAGATGCCAAAACTAAAACTGCCATCGTGGCGGACACCGGTGGTACGACCTACGACGTCAGCCTTGTCCGCCGGGGAACGATACCGATGACGCCCGAGACCTGGATCGGCCAACGCTACAGAGGCCATATTGTCGGGTTCCCTTCGGTGGATGTGAAAAGCATTGGCGCCGGAGGTGGAAGTCTCGCCTGGGTGGACGACGGGGGGCTACTTCACGTCGGACCCGAGAGCGCGGGAGCTGTGCCAGGTCCTGCCTGTTACGGGCGAGGCGGCGAGCGACCCACCGTGACAGATGCCTCTCTCATTCTCGGGCATATAGATCCAGCCTATTTCCTGGGGGGTGCGATGAAACTTGACGCCGCTCGTGCAGAGAGTGCAGTTCGCGCCGATGTGGCGAAGCCGTTGGACTTGAGTCTTCAGGAAGCTGCGGCTGCAATCCTTCGGCTTGCTACTGAAAACATGGTGGGTGCCATTGAGGAGATTACTATCGACCAAGGGATTGATCCCCGGAGCGCGGTTCTTGTCGGTGGTGGTGGGGCGGCGGGTCTCAATTCAGTGGCTATCGCTAGGCGGCTTGGATGCGATCAGGTGGTAATTCCCGAGGTTGGCGCAGCGCTTTCAGCCGCAGGCGCCTTGATGAGCGATCTGCATGCCGATTTTCGGGCCCTTCATTATTCATCTTCGGTTGATTTTGATTTCGATGGCGTGAACGCAACTCTGGGCGGGCTAGTCACAAAATGTAAGGAATTCATCAAAGGGCCCGGCAAGGGGGCGATTGAGCATTCGATTGAAATTTTCGCCGAAGCCCGCTACCGACATCAGATTTGGGAGATCGATCTCCCCATCATTTTAAAGCGATTCAAATCTATGAAAGAGGTCGCGAGGGTACGTGAGGACTTCGACGAGGCGCACGATGAAATTTTTGCGGTTCGCGATCCGGGCTCGGACGTTGAATTCGTCGGCTGGCGTGCTATCGCGCGTTGCAAGTTAAGAGAGGGGAAGTTCGGGAAGCTTGGTCATGAGAAAAAATTTGAGGCAAAGCTTCCTGCTAGACGAAAAGCGTTTTTCGGAAAGAAGGGCTCTGTGAACACACGGGTTGTTCTTTTTGAAAGCATGAAGCTGGGTGCTTCCATCAAAGGCCCCGCCATTATCGAGTCGCCGTTCACGACGGTTGTCATCGAGCCTAATTCTACGGCGAGGCGGACGAGAAGCGGAAGTTTAGTGATAGAGGTTTAG